The proteins below come from a single Miscanthus floridulus cultivar M001 chromosome 1, ASM1932011v1, whole genome shotgun sequence genomic window:
- the LOC136546942 gene encoding probable glucuronosyltransferase Os03g0287800, with protein MGLSTDHVGAGGRGKKQAGSQLWKKALLHSSLCFVMGFFTGFAPSSVSDWTSAAVAAGRVGSSHVVRALPTAAAGGGAVNRSLLAHGGADLLLGDPASPRPLLVLVTTTESTPAASSERAAALTRMAHTLRLVAPPLLWVVVEAAPDVPATARLLRATGLMYRHLTYRDNFTAADAAAGKERHHQRNVALGHIEHHRLAGVVLFAGLGDVFDLGFFDQLREISAFGAWPVATMWRDERKVVVRGPACSSSAVTGWFSQDFSNGTAPASASTARPPEVDVHGFAFNSSVLWDPERWGRYPTSEPDKSQDSMKFVQQVVLEDLSKVKGIPSECSEVMVWHVDNTAAPSSSSSQPSMHNKRR; from the exons ATGGGGTTGTCCACGGATCACGTCGGCGCCGGTGGGCGGGGCAAGAAGCAGGCCGGGTCGCAGCTGTGGAAGAAGGCGCTGCTGCATTCCTCGCTCTGCTTCGTGATGGGCTTCTTCACCGGCTTCGCTCCGTCGTCCGTGTCCGACTGGACGtctgcggcggtggcggcgggccgGGTGGGCAGCAGCCACGTGGTCCGTGCGCTGCCGACGGCGGCCGCGGGCGGCGGGGCCGTGAACCGGAGCCTgctggcgcacggcggcgcggaCCTCCTGCTGGGCGACCCGGCGTCCCCGCGGCCGCTGCTGGTGCTCGTCACGACGACGGAGTCGACGCCAGCGGCGTCCAGCGAGCGGGCCGCCGCGCTGACGCGGATGGCGCACACGCTGCGCCTGGTGGCGCCGCCGCTGCtgtgggtggtggtggaggcCGCCCCGGACGTGCCGGCCACGGCGCGGCTGCTGCGCGCCACGGGGCTCATGTACCGCCACCTGACGTACAGGGACAACTtcaccgccgccgacgccgccgcggGCAAGGAGCGGCACCACCAGCGGAACGTGGCGCTCGGACACATCGAGCATCACCGCCTCGCCGGCGTCGTCCTCTTCGCGGGGCTCGGCGACGTGTTCGACCTCGGCTTCTTCGACCAGCTCAGGGAAATCAG CGCGTTCGGTGCGTGGCCGGTGGCGACGATGTGGCGCGACGAGAGGAAGGTCGTGGTCCGGGGCCCCGCGTGCAGCTCGTCCGCGGTCACCGGCTGGTTCTCCCAGGACTTCAGCAACGGCACCGCGCCGGCCTCCGCCTCCACGGCGAGGCCTCCCGAGGTGGACGTCCACGGCTTCGCCTTCAACAGCTCCGTGCTCTGGGACCCCGAGCGCTGGGGCCGCTACCCGACCTCCGAGCCCGACAAGTCCCAG GACTCCATGAAGTTCGTCCAGCAAGTGGTTCTGGAAGATCTAAGCAAGGTGAAGGGCATTCCTTCCGAGTGTTCAGAGGTCATGGTATGGCACGTCGATAACACGGCTGCGCCTTCTTCCTCGTCTTCGCAACCATCTATGCACAACAAGAGAAGATAG
- the LOC136500956 gene encoding protein disulfide isomerase-like 5-1, translating to MRTGLHSRRHCGGPEVDTIKASYLSAHNGPANTKSSTSLFAHRTPPHLFFEFFPLSLPSPSLSSPSVRAMDLGAPRRGRLPIHLLLASLTVLVVLTVHSSAEVITLTEETFPDKIKEKDTVWFVKFCVPWCKYCKNLGTLWEDLGKVMEGEDEIEVGQVDCGVSKPVCSKVDIHSYPTFKVFYEGEEVAKYKGPRDVESLKNFVLNEAEKVGEAKLQGD from the exons ATGCGAACTGGGCTGCACTCACGAAGACACTGCGGAGGCCCAGAAGTTGATACGATAAAGGCGTCGTATCTATCGGCCCATAACGGCCCAGCAAATACCAAGTCATCGACTTCACTGTTCGCACACCGCACCCCACCccacctcttctttgagttctttcccctctctctcccctcgCCGTCGCTGTCGTCGCCGTCCGTGCGAGCCATGGATCTAGGCGCTCCCCGACGAGGGCGCCTACCGATCCACCTCCTGTTGGCGTCGCTCACGGTCCTCGTGGTCCTCACCGTGCACTCCAGCGCCGAAGTCATCACCCTCACCGAAGAGACCTTCCCCGACAAG ATAAAAGAGAAGGACACAGTTTGGTTTGTGAAATTTTGCGTCCCCTGGTGTAAATACTG CAAGAACCTTGGAACACTATGGGAGGACCTGGGAAAGGTTATGGAAGGTGAGGATGAAATTGAGGTAGGGCAAGTTGATTGTGGTGTCAGCAAACCAGTATGCTCAAAGGTGGATATCCATTCATACCCAACATTCAAGGTGTTTTATGAAGGTGAAGAAGTAGCAAAATATAAAG GACCTAGGGATGTGGAGTCACTGAAGAACTTCGTGTTGAATGAAGCTGAGAAAGTAGGTGAGGCAAAGCTCCAAGGTGATTGA